A segment of the Lolium perenne isolate Kyuss_39 chromosome 3, Kyuss_2.0, whole genome shotgun sequence genome:
GAGGAGAGATCCCCATAGCCCCTTGCCAGGATGCCGCCACATCACCTCCACCCTGCACGCATCCATCGACACGCGAACGTCACCTAGACCCTAGTGCGCTATGCTGCCAAGACTCGTTGTCGTCGATTCGGAAGATGCAACGCCGCTCAGCCGCCACCAAAAAACGTCCACCGGTCTGACCAATGCACAACTGCAGATTATCCTAGCATGATACTTTTCCATGCTTTGAAGAACTGCTGTAGCTGAAATATATCCACCTTGCGAGGTAGGCTGCGCACCAAAATCCTGAAATTTGGGTGGTAACATTGTGGCTGAAATCTTTCGGGATGAAAATGAATCTTTGGTGTTGGAGCAATAGgcgacttcttcttcttccaccaTTTTCGATTCTCAACGATTTCCTGGACAAACAAAATAAAGTTTATTTCCAAAGGGAGTAAGTACTATAATTACATACGAAATTATATTTTTCACATATTGTATATATACCTGGATTGGCGCAATAGAGGGCTGGCGGAAAATCCACGTGCACACATCGCCATACCATCCTTGAGGCAGTTGTTCCACAAGCATGGCCTTGTCTTCGATGAGGTTGTATCTGAACACGAAGCATGGCTGATTTCGCTTGACGTGAAGATCCTGGTAGACGAAATAGGCACATCCCCCGCTCACAGCGTCGCCGCTCAGCCGCGAGGATTCCACGGCGAAGCTGTTGGGATACCCAAGGAACAAGACTCGATCGGACAGGCTACCACCGTGTTTGCTCACCCACCGCCACCGGTTCTCATCCTCGAGCGCGTGCACCCTCACCAAGAGCGCGCCAAGCAGGCCCGAAACACTGGCTTTCCCACCGAACGCTCGCGGGTAATCCTTTCTTACGTACATGGACACGCAGAGAAGCTCGTCACCGGACTCCACCACGTAGCTTTGCACGTAGAAGTAATCATCCTCCATCTCGCACGGCGTGGAGGGCCTCTGCACCGCCAGCACGTCGCCGACGCCAGCCTCGTCGTCCGGCGTCACCACTGGCCCGTTGACGACCATGAGCATCTTTCCGCGGTAATAGGAGAGGTAGAGGTTTTTCAAGTCGGCGGACCGGAACGTCCTCTCGACAACCATCCACGCGGCGTCGCCGGGACGCAGGAGCGCCGCCCTCAACTTGGCCGTGCCGTCATGGTCATGGTAGGAGCGTCTGCGAAGAAAAACTGTGCCATCGCGGTAGACGACCCTGCTTGGAGGACCCTCCCACCGGCCGCTCTTTGCGGGAAGGGAGGCAGGAGGAAGGCGACGGCTCCGGTGAGAGTGTCGCGGAGGCTGGGGTTCGGGCCCTCGGCCAAGTACCACACGGCTCTGCCGTCTTCGCTGGTCACCCAGttcctctcgcggaaggagaacggCGGCAGCGCGCGGTAGCTCGTCCTTAAGAAGATGCATCTCAGCTTCAGGAAGATGGAGAACCTCTTGTCCGGCGCCAGGAGCCACGGCAGGAGGCACTgcttcgtcgtcgtcggcgtCCCTGCTGTGTCCCGCCATGGCTTGCAGACGGCGTGGAAGCGGACCAAGTCGCCGGAGTCGCGCaggcggccggagatctcgcggaGCACGTCTTGCGGCAGGTCCGGCCACTCGGAAAGGGACGACGGCGCGTGCATGCCGAATGATCTCTTGGGAGCTGCCTTGTTTCCGGTTGAGGTTGTGCGTACAAGTAGAGACATAGTATAGACATGTCCGTGTCGGATCAAGATTACGAATCAGGAACTGATTTTCAGTACACGTACGATCTCGAATCAGGTCGCTGTGGACCTTGTGGTTCATCAGGTTGTACACACTGTAGGATTATTGATCACGATACTACGGGAGAGCTGATTTTCGGGGGCACTTTAAGGGCACCACTAGTAATCGGATGCCGATCCTTTGCTTTTCATCGGACTAGTCCCGAACCACACGATTGCTTTCATCTAGAGCGTGGAATTGGCCAGCAAAAGGCCCTTCAATTTGTTTGCATGCAGCGCCATTAGTCCATTACTACTAATAATGGGAATTTATTACTCTCCTAATAACAGCTCCCTTGATTCTCGACAGAACAAACTGCTAGCGCCATGCAATTTGCTTCCATATGAAGAAATTTTATTTACAATTGTATAGTCCTCTTGGTTGCTTCCATGCGAAGATATTTTGTTTCCAACTGCAGTCCATTTGATTTTCGTTGAGACTTAATTTTGCCTCCAGTACAAATACTAGTTTTTTCTTCTCTCAGACAACATGATAGTTTGATATATTTTGTTTCTGACATAGATAAATATGCTTTAAAAgatcaaagagttgcttccgtcTAATACTCACGGAGCCAGGAGTACAAAGTTGTGATATCAAATACATGTATTTGtagtattttttccatgaatTTTAGCCTATATGTGAAGTTTTCGTCAAAATGATATGTAGTCAAACTACACAGCAGGCCTCTTGTGGATCCCTCATATATTGCTTCCAATGAGATATAGGTGTTCTACCAACAATGATTCAAAATAGAAAAGGCTTTGCTTCCACGATCGACGAGGCTGCTTCCAACTTAACCGGGAAAATATATATATTAGTTTCGATCAACAATGCTTCTGGTAGAGATTATAAATGTTTTCACTTAAATTGCTCCCACTGGAAAAATTGCTCCAACTGGAAAGAATTTAGTTTCCAACGCATAAACAATGTGATTCGAATGGCAACATAAATGTTTTGGGGTAACACTACATTGCTCGGAAGAAAGATTAGTTTCCATAAAAAATGCTTCCAAAGAGAATATAATTtgctttcaaaacaaacaaaaaagcAAATGCTCCAATGGTATCATAAATTGCTTCATATAGAAGTACAAGAAGAATGGATCATGGCCACGGTTTGGTATTGTGCCATATGGGTAAATCTCCGATATGTTCCACCGTGATAGCGATGGCATGCCACCCAGATGAGCCACCGAAGCACGTGTTCTACCTTGCCAACAATATCCAAAAGAACACCAGCACTCCGACCAATAATGAGGTCTCTGTGGCATTTGCCCATCATCATGATGATGAGCATTTGCCCATCATCATGAACCTTCGATAAATCAGGTGGGTATCAATGCAAATATGGAGTATTGATGGAACAAATTGATACTAAATGGGAAGCATGGTCAAACAAGAAGCATCAATATTCATGGCTAGGAAACATGATCAAGTCGAAGCATAAATGATAATTCCATAGAAGCACATAAAAATCTGAATATTTGGAAACATAAAAAATTCCAGAAGCATTGGTACACTAGTGGCATGCATGCAGGAAGCATGAATTGCATCCGAAACCTTGAAAAGAAAAGCATATGAAAACAATGTTTTGTCGGATGCGTCTTGCATGCGCCCACATGCCTTACTCTGATCCTCAGCTACGCCTACCTAGCATTCCAGCCGCCATCGGGGCCAACGCGTTGGAACATCAGGAACGAAGGTAGTCATAAGCAACATAAATGAAT
Coding sequences within it:
- the LOC139838340 gene encoding uncharacterized protein is translated as MHAPSSLSEWPDLPQDVLREISGRLRDSGDLVRFHAVCKPWRDTAGTPTTTKQCLLPWLLAPDKRFSIFLKLRCIFLRTSYRALPPFSFRERNWVTSEDGRAVWYLAEGPNPSLRDTLTGAVAFLLPPFPRSYHDHDGTAKLRAALLRPGDAAWMVVERTFRSADLKNLYLSYYRGKMLMVVNGPVVTPDDEAGVGDVLAVQRPSTPCEMEDDYFYVQSYVVESGDELLCVSMYVRKDYPRAFGGKASVSGLLGALLVRVHALEDENRWRWVSKHGGSLSDRVLFLGYPNSFAVESSRLSGDAVSGGCAYFVYQDLHVKRNQPCFVFRYNLIEDKAMLVEQLPQGWYGDVCTWIFRQPSIAPIQKNNEPISAYIADGEMSILNLFGL